The proteins below are encoded in one region of Oncorhynchus nerka isolate Pitt River linkage group LG15, Oner_Uvic_2.0, whole genome shotgun sequence:
- the LOC115143274 gene encoding alkaline phosphatase-like, with translation MKVTILFICSCLAWEGLGKPQFPDQEKDPLFWNTWAQRTLKNALTLQKLNKNTAKNLILFLGDGMGIPTVTAARILKGQLSRQSGEETQLEMDKFPFVALSKTYNTNAQVADSAGTATAYLCGVKANEGTVGVSAAAVRSQCNTTQGNEVTSILRWAKEAGKSVGIVTTTRVNHATPSAAYAHCVDRDWYSDGEMPAEAVQAGCKDIARQLFENIPNIDVIMGGGRKYMFPKNQSDVEYPGEKKHFGTRIDRRNLVEEWNNRMKNKNANYVWNKKELLSLNPNSVDYLLGLFEPGDLPYDLERNNETDPSLTEMVEVAIKILKKNPSGFYLLVEGGRIDHGHHEGKAKQALHEAVEMDRAIGHAGLMTSIYDTMTVVTADHSHMFNFGGYTPRGNTIFGLAPMLSDVDQKPFTAILYGNGPGFKVVNGLRENVSTLDYEENNYKAQSAVPLSMETHGGEDVAVFAKGPMAHLLHGVHEQNYIPHVMAYAACIGQNRDHCMSSSGASSLGVALPSLTALLTLICLLC, from the exons ATGAAGGTGACAATCCTGTTCATCTGCTCCTGCCTGGCCTGGGAAGGCCTGGGGAAGCCACAGTTTCCTG ACCAAGAGAAAGATCCCCTGTTCTGGAACACATGGGCTCAGCGTACTTTGAAGAATGCCCTGACACTTCAGAAGCTCAATAAAAACACTGCAAAGAACCTCATCCTCTTCCTTGGTGATG GAATGGGCATTCCCACAGTGACGGCAGCACGAATACTGAAGGGGCAGCTGAGCAGACAGAGTGGGGAAGAGACCCAGCTGGAGATGGACAAGTTCCCCTTTGTTGCGCTTTCCAAG ACATATAACACCAATGCCCAGGTTGCAGACAGTGCGGGTACAGCCACAGCATACCTCTGTGGGGTGAAGGCCAACGAGGGCACGGTGGGTGTGAGTGCAGCTGCCGTACGTTCCCAGTGCAACACCACACAGGGCAATGAGGTCACCTCCATCCTCAGATGGGCCAAGGAAGCCG GCAAGTCAGTAGGAATAGTCACGACAACGCGTGTGAACCATGCCACCCCCAGTGCAGCCTATGCCCACTGTGTGGACAGGGACTGGTACTCCGATGGAGAGATGCCTGCTGAGGCAGTACAGGCGGGCTGCAAGGACATCGCCAGGCAGCTCTTTGAGAACATTCCTAACATTGAT GTGattatgggaggagggaggaagtacATGTTCCCCAAAAACCAGTCAGATGTGGAGTATCCTGGAGAGAAGAAACACTTTGGTACCCGCATCGATAGAAGGAACTTGGTGGAGGAGTGGAATAACCGAATGAAAAACAAG AACGCCAACTATGTATGGAACAAGAAGGAACTTTTATCGCTAAATCCTAATAGTGTGGATTACCTTTTGG GTCTGTTTGAGCCTGGAGATCTTCCCTATGACCTGGAGAGAAACAATGAGACAGATCCTTCACTGACAGAGATGGTGGAGGTGGCCATTAAGATCCTGAAGAAAAACCCCAGCGGATTCTACCTGCTGGTGGAGG GGGGGCGCATCGACCACGGACATCACGAGGGTAAAGCCAAGCAGGCCCTGCATGAGGCAGTGGAGATGGACCGGGCCATTGGCCACGCCGGCCTCATGACCAGCATATATGACACAATGACTGTCGTCACTGCTGACCACTCTCACATGTTCAACTTTGGAGGCTACACTCCAAGGGGGAACACCATTTTTG GACTGGCTCCTATGTTGAGTGATGTGGACCAGAAGCCCTTTACAGCCATCTTATATGGGAATGGACCAGGGTTTAAAGTAGTCAATGGTCTGAGAGAGAACGTCTCCACCCTTGACTATG aGGAAAATAACTACAAGGCCCAGTCTGCAGTGCCGCTGAGTATGGAGACTCATGGAGGAGAGGATGTGGCTGTGTTTGCTAAGGGCCCTATGGCTCACCTGCTGCACGGTGTCCACGAGCAGAACTACATTCCCCATGTCATGGCTTATGCTGCCTGCATTGGCCAGAACAGAGACCACTGCATGTCATCCAGTGGAGCCTCTAGTCTCGGCGTTGCTCTGCCCAGCCTGACAGCTCTCCTCACACTCATCTGTCTCCTCTGCTGA